The Desulfocurvibacter africanus subsp. africanus DSM 2603 genome contains the following window.
GAGCGGCGCAAGGAAAAGGAACTCGCCGAGAAAAAGGCCAAGGCCCGCGAGGAATCCGCCAAAAAGGCCGAGAAGGACGAGGCATCCTTGGGCGAACAGGGGGGCGAAGCTGGTCAGGCCGATTTATCCAAGCCAGTTGACGATGCCGCGCCTACTCGTCCCGAAGCTCAGTCCGGTCCGGTCGTTGATGTTCAATCCAGTGGGCCCGTGGCCGAAACCGTGTCCAAGACGCCCACGTCCGCTGACAAGGACAAGCCCGGAGGGGACAAGGCATGAGCCAGGACAAGGACAGCCTGGAGTCTTCATCCGGTGATCAGGTCG
Protein-coding sequences here:
- the tatB gene encoding Sec-independent protein translocase protein TatB → MFGIGTTELLIIILVALVVLGPSKLPEIMKTVGKGFAEFKRLSTDVKSTLDAEVSRAERDERRKEKELAEKKAKAREESAKKAEKDEASLGEQGGEAGQADLSKPVDDAAPTRPEAQSGPVVDVQSSGPVAETVSKTPTSADKDKPGGDKA